One genomic segment of Paraburkholderia phymatum STM815 includes these proteins:
- a CDS encoding acyl-CoA synthetase, translating into MSPASVTNLAHLLRQSARQFPQRTAVVHRDRTWNWSEIDSRVDAMVAALRSLGVRPGDKILVQSRNCVQMFESCWVAFRLGAVWVPTNFRLTPPEVAYLGSSSGACAMIVEEDFQEYADAVRAASPDLRHIVVIGSPRQGEHSYEDLVAANLGTKSEDAVVDYDTPLWFFYTSGTTGRPKAAILTHGQMAFVVANHLADVLPGLTELDCSIVVAPLSHGAGIQGLLNVARGAAAVILPSEKMEPEVVWALVEKHKVSNFFAVPTIIKILVEHPAVDRHDHSSLRYINYGGAPMYRADQKLALTKLGRVLVQHFGLGEATACITVLPPHMHSADDDDPAANIGSCGRPRTGMEVAILDADLNKLPAGEVGEICCRGPAVFAGYYGNQEATEKAFRGGWFHTGDLGKLDERGLLYITGRESDMYISGGSNVYPREVEEILLTHPSVAEVAVLGIPDPKWGEVGVAVVVLRDDAPPVDAAGLLNHLEGCCARYRWPKHVFFWESLPKSGYGKITKKEVRQKLFEREASLLEVKP; encoded by the coding sequence ATGAGTCCGGCCTCCGTCACGAATCTGGCGCACCTGCTGCGTCAGTCCGCGCGCCAGTTTCCGCAACGCACCGCGGTCGTCCATCGGGATCGGACCTGGAATTGGTCCGAAATCGACAGCCGCGTTGATGCGATGGTGGCCGCACTGCGTTCGCTGGGCGTTCGTCCAGGCGACAAGATCCTCGTGCAATCGCGTAACTGCGTCCAGATGTTCGAGAGTTGCTGGGTGGCATTCCGCCTGGGCGCGGTCTGGGTGCCAACCAATTTTCGCCTGACGCCGCCGGAGGTGGCCTATCTCGGGTCATCTTCAGGCGCCTGCGCGATGATCGTCGAAGAGGACTTCCAGGAGTATGCCGATGCGGTCCGGGCAGCGTCGCCAGATTTGCGCCATATCGTCGTCATCGGCTCGCCGCGACAGGGCGAACACAGCTACGAAGATCTGGTGGCTGCGAACCTTGGGACCAAATCAGAGGATGCCGTCGTCGACTATGACACCCCCCTGTGGTTTTTTTATACATCGGGAACCACCGGGAGACCCAAGGCTGCCATCCTCACCCATGGTCAGATGGCCTTCGTGGTCGCCAATCACCTGGCGGACGTGCTTCCTGGTTTGACCGAACTAGACTGTTCGATCGTCGTCGCTCCGCTTTCTCACGGCGCGGGCATCCAGGGGCTGCTCAACGTGGCGCGCGGGGCCGCGGCTGTGATTCTCCCCAGCGAGAAGATGGAACCCGAGGTCGTCTGGGCGCTCGTAGAAAAACACAAGGTCAGCAATTTCTTCGCCGTGCCCACGATCATCAAGATTTTGGTGGAACACCCCGCGGTTGACCGCCACGATCACTCGTCACTGCGCTACATCAACTATGGCGGTGCGCCCATGTACCGGGCTGACCAGAAGTTGGCGTTGACCAAACTGGGACGGGTGCTCGTGCAGCACTTCGGACTTGGCGAAGCCACAGCTTGCATCACTGTGCTGCCGCCGCACATGCATTCTGCGGATGATGATGATCCGGCCGCGAACATCGGCTCCTGCGGACGTCCACGTACTGGGATGGAGGTCGCGATCCTGGATGCAGACCTGAACAAGCTGCCCGCCGGCGAGGTCGGTGAAATCTGCTGCCGTGGCCCCGCCGTTTTCGCCGGGTACTATGGCAACCAGGAAGCCACTGAGAAGGCGTTTCGAGGCGGCTGGTTCCACACCGGCGATCTTGGGAAGCTGGACGAACGAGGCCTGCTCTACATCACGGGCCGTGAATCCGACATGTACATCTCGGGCGGCTCCAATGTCTACCCCCGTGAAGTCGAAGAAATTCTCCTCACACACCCGTCGGTCGCCGAAGTCGCCGTTCTTGGAATTCCCGACCCGAAATGGGGTGAGGTCGGAGTTGCCGTCGTTGTGTTGCGTGATGACGCCCCTCCAGTGGACGCGGCAGGGTTGCTGAACCATCTGGAAGGATGTTGTGCCCGCTACCGCTGGCCAAAACATGTCTTCTTTTGGGAATCTTTGCCGAAGTCTGGGTACGGGAAGATCACGAAGAAGGAAGTGAG